AACGCCTTGCGCTCTTTTGAATATTTCAAAGCCAGCTCATACGCGCCAGACGCAATACCCAAAGCCTGAGAAGCAATACCAATGCGGCCACCGTTCAAGGTAGACATGGCAAACTTAAACCCGAAGCCGTCTTCGCCAATACGGTTTTCTTTGGGCACTTTCACATCGGTGAACATGAGAGAGTGCGTGTCTGAGCCCCTGATGCCAAGCTTGTTTTCTTTCAATCCAACTTCAAAACCAGGCATGCCTTTCTCCACGATTAACGCGTTGATGCCGCGGTGACGCAATTCTGGGTTGGTCTGCGCAATCACTAAATACACAGAGGCCGTGCTGCCGTTGGTAATCCAGTTTTTGGTGCCGTTCAAAAGGTAATGGTCGCCTTTGTCTTCGGCGGTGGTGCGCTGCATGGTGGCGTCTGACCCAGCCTCCGGTTCAGAAAGACAGAACGCGCCAATGATTTCGCCAGACGTCAAACGCGGCAGGTATTTCATTTTCTGTTCCTCGTTGCCATATTTCTCCAGGCCCCAGCATACCAAAGAGTTGTTCACTGACATGACTACAGACGCCGAGGCATCTACCTTAGAGATTTCTTCCATGGCCAGCACGTAAGAAACGGTATCCATGCCGCCGCCGCCGTACTTGGGGTCTACCATCATGCCCATAAAGCCCAGTTCGCCCATTTTCTTGATTTGCTCTGCAGGGAATTTCTGGTGCTCATCGCGCTCAATCACGCCGGGCAACAGTTCAGTCTGGGCAAAGTCTCTGGCAGCCTCT
This region of Rufibacter sp. LB8 genomic DNA includes:
- a CDS encoding acyl-CoA dehydrogenase, whose amino-acid sequence is MDFKLTEEHLAVQEAARDFAQTELLPGVIERDEHQKFPAEQIKKMGELGFMGMMVDPKYGGGGMDTVSYVLAMEEISKVDASASVVMSVNNSLVCWGLEKYGNEEQKMKYLPRLTSGEIIGAFCLSEPEAGSDATMQRTTAEDKGDHYLLNGTKNWITNGSTASVYLVIAQTNPELRHRGINALIVEKGMPGFEVGLKENKLGIRGSDTHSLMFTDVKVPKENRIGEDGFGFKFAMSTLNGGRIGIASQALGIASGAYELALKYSKERKAFGVPISQHQGIQFKLADMATNIDAARLLCLQAAADKDAHRDYSKSGAMAKLFSSKVAMDTTIEAVQIHGGYGFVKEYHVERLMRDAKITQIYEGTSEIQKIVISREILK